A part of Burkholderiales bacterium genomic DNA contains:
- the feoB gene encoding ferrous iron transport protein B: protein MKRIALLGMPNTGKSTFFNRLTGASARVGNWPGVTVDLLGAKILLGGEMVEVVDLPGIYDLHGFSEDEMVVRHFLEHNRVDLVVVILNATQLDRQLALALQVKQLELPAVLLLNMADEAARFGVAIDTHRMAAEMGMPVALLSAKHGQGFAAAVDLLKRRLAQSNPVTLENLRQRLAADAGIERQMERVLARAVHIPPQLTDSLTARLDGLLLHPVLGLPIFFAILYGLFHAIFTLGKPLQDGMAWLLAAFRAQALDPLLSGAPAWLSGLLLDGLYNGVGTVAAFVPVIVLFFLFMALVEDTGYLSRAAFLMDALMARLGLDGRSFVMLLMGFGCNVPAIMGTRVMRSRALRLLTMLVIPFSLCSARLQVFLFITAALFSPRAAPLVLLSLYLLSFAAAMLTALLFKGRFVSHEPFVLELPPYRLPTLRQMVLRGWQEVRHFLHRASKFIVAGVVMVWLLTHLPPGAIPGSSATWAGKIGAWAAPVLEPAGIDGQLAIALIFGFVAKEIVIGALAVIYGLEGSALTHHLGQTLSWAQAMSFMLFTLLYTPCLSTIATLRSEAHSWRFTLTSVGWSLLLAWLVSFAFYQTTRLLGY, encoded by the coding sequence ATGAAGCGCATCGCCCTTCTGGGCATGCCCAACACGGGCAAGTCCACCTTCTTCAACCGGCTCACCGGCGCCTCGGCCCGCGTTGGCAATTGGCCGGGGGTCACCGTGGACCTGCTGGGCGCAAAAATCCTCCTCGGCGGCGAAATGGTGGAAGTCGTCGATCTGCCGGGGATCTACGATCTCCACGGTTTCTCCGAGGACGAGATGGTGGTGCGCCATTTCCTGGAACACAACCGGGTGGACCTGGTGGTGGTGATCCTCAACGCCACCCAGCTCGACCGCCAGCTCGCCCTCGCCCTGCAGGTGAAACAACTGGAATTGCCCGCCGTGCTGCTCCTCAACATGGCGGATGAAGCGGCGCGTTTCGGGGTGGCCATCGACACCCACCGCATGGCGGCCGAAATGGGCATGCCGGTGGCGCTGTTGTCCGCCAAGCACGGGCAGGGCTTTGCCGCGGCGGTGGATTTGCTGAAGCGCCGCTTGGCCCAGAGCAATCCGGTCACGCTCGAAAATCTGCGGCAAAGACTGGCCGCTGACGCCGGCATCGAACGCCAGATGGAAAGGGTGCTGGCCCGCGCGGTGCACATCCCGCCGCAGCTTACGGACAGCCTCACCGCCCGTCTGGATGGGCTGCTTTTGCATCCCGTGCTTGGCCTGCCCATTTTCTTCGCCATCCTCTATGGCCTCTTCCACGCCATCTTCACCCTGGGCAAGCCCCTGCAGGATGGCATGGCGTGGCTTTTGGCGGCATTCCGCGCGCAGGCGTTGGATCCGCTCCTCTCAGGCGCACCGGCGTGGCTGTCTGGCCTGCTGCTGGATGGCCTCTACAACGGCGTGGGCACGGTGGCGGCCTTCGTGCCGGTGATCGTGCTCTTCTTCCTCTTCATGGCGCTGGTGGAGGACACCGGTTACCTCTCCCGCGCGGCCTTCCTCATGGATGCCCTCATGGCGCGGCTGGGGCTCGATGGACGCAGTTTCGTCATGCTCCTCATGGGCTTCGGCTGCAACGTCCCCGCCATCATGGGCACACGGGTGATGCGCTCGCGTGCCCTGCGCCTGCTCACCATGCTGGTCATCCCGTTCTCCCTCTGCTCGGCACGGCTGCAGGTTTTCCTCTTCATCACCGCCGCGCTCTTTTCCCCACGGGCGGCGCCGCTGGTGCTCCTCAGCCTCTATCTGCTCAGCTTCGCGGCGGCCATGCTCACCGCGCTCCTCTTTAAGGGACGGTTCGTCAGCCACGAACCCTTCGTGCTGGAACTGCCCCCCTACCGCCTGCCGACGCTGCGGCAGATGGTCCTGCGTGGCTGGCAGGAGGTGCGGCACTTCCTCCATCGGGCGAGCAAATTCATTGTCGCCGGTGTCGTCATGGTCTGGCTGCTCACCCACCTGCCGCCGGGTGCCATCCCCGGCAGCAGTGCCACCTGGGCGGGGAAAATCGGCGCCTGGGCCGCGCCCGTACTGGAGCCCGCGGGCATCGATGGGCAGCTTGCCATCGCCCTGATCTTCGGCTTTGTCGCCAAGGAAATCGTCATCGGGGCGCTGGCCGTGATCTATGGCCTCGAGGGCAGTGCCCTCACCCACCACCTCGGGCAGACCCTCAGCTGGGCGCAGGCCATGAGCTTCATGCTCTTCACCCTCCTCTACACCCCCTGTCTTTCCACCATTGCCACCCTGAGGAGCGAAGCCCACAGTTGGCGCTTCACCCTCACCAGTGTGGGCTGGTCCCTGCTCCTCGCCTGGCTGGTGAGCTTCGCCTTCTACCAGACCACGCGCCTGTTGGGTTACTGA
- the ppsA gene encoding phosphoenolpyruvate synthase has translation MTEPSYIIWFEELSMKDVERVGGKNASLGEMIRSLSHLGVRVPGGFATTAQAFRDHLAHNGLVEKIHAALDGLDVNDVTALAATGAQIRAWVKAGEFPPRLEAEIRVAWTKLVAATPGELSVAVRSSATAEDLPDASFAGQQETLLNVVGLENVLQAVKEVFASLYNDRAIAYRVHHGFRHAQVALSAGIQRMVRSDLASSGVMFTIDTESGFPDVVFITGSWGLGEMVVQGAVNPDEFYVHKPMLAAGRPAIVRRALGSKARRMVYGEGGQATRIEEVPEALRRQFCLSDDEVRELARMAVVIEKHYGRPMDIEWAKDGLTNELFIVQARPETVKSRASGSLLRQYRLKGSGRVLVTGRAIGSRIGAGPVRRVLSAAEMHRVQPGDVLVTDMTDPDWEPVMKRAAAIVTNRGGRTCHAAIVARELGIPAVVGTGDATEKLAESQPVTVSCAEGDTGKVYEGLLESEVRELSLDTLPPPPVKIMMNVGNPEQAFDFAQLPNHGVGLARLEFIISRMIGIHPRAVLDYPQLPPPLREAVETQAAGYADPVRFYVERLAEGVATIAAAFWPKPVIVRLSDFKSNEYANLIGGERYEPQEENPMLGFRGAARYISPAFRDCFALECRAMKRVREELGYGNVELMIPFVRTVEEAREVVALLAEQGLTRGSAGLRLVMMCEIPSNVLLANDFLEYFDGFSIGSNDLTQLTLGVDRDSNLVAAAFDERNPAVKMLLAQAIAACRQKGKYVGICGQGPSDHPDLARWLVEQGIESLSLNPDTVVETWLALAGDRPGSAA, from the coding sequence ATGACCGAGCCATCATACATCATCTGGTTTGAAGAACTGTCAATGAAGGACGTGGAGCGGGTGGGCGGCAAAAACGCCTCCCTGGGCGAGATGATCCGCTCCCTCTCCCATCTGGGTGTGCGGGTGCCGGGCGGCTTTGCCACCACGGCCCAGGCCTTCCGCGATCATCTCGCCCACAATGGTCTCGTCGAAAAAATCCACGCCGCCCTGGATGGCCTCGACGTGAACGATGTCACCGCGCTGGCGGCGACGGGGGCGCAAATCCGCGCCTGGGTGAAGGCAGGGGAATTTCCTCCCCGGCTCGAGGCGGAAATCCGCGTCGCCTGGACGAAGCTTGTCGCCGCCACCCCCGGGGAGCTTTCCGTTGCCGTGCGCTCTTCTGCCACGGCGGAGGACCTGCCGGATGCCTCCTTTGCCGGCCAGCAGGAGACACTGCTCAATGTCGTCGGCCTCGAGAATGTGCTGCAGGCGGTCAAGGAAGTGTTCGCTTCCCTCTACAACGACCGCGCCATCGCCTACCGCGTCCACCACGGTTTCCGCCATGCCCAGGTGGCCCTGTCGGCGGGCATCCAGCGCATGGTGCGCAGTGATCTCGCTTCAAGTGGCGTGATGTTTACCATCGATACCGAGTCCGGTTTCCCCGACGTGGTCTTCATCACCGGCTCCTGGGGGCTGGGGGAAATGGTGGTGCAGGGCGCGGTGAACCCGGACGAGTTCTACGTGCACAAACCCATGCTGGCAGCGGGCAGGCCCGCCATCGTGCGCCGCGCCCTGGGCAGCAAGGCACGGCGCATGGTCTATGGCGAGGGCGGTCAGGCCACGCGGATTGAGGAGGTACCGGAGGCGCTCCGCCGGCAGTTCTGTCTCAGTGACGACGAAGTGCGGGAACTCGCCCGTATGGCGGTGGTGATCGAAAAACATTACGGCCGTCCCATGGACATCGAGTGGGCCAAGGACGGCCTCACGAACGAGCTCTTCATCGTCCAGGCAAGACCCGAGACGGTCAAATCGCGCGCTTCCGGCAGCCTCTTGCGCCAGTACCGCCTCAAGGGATCCGGCCGGGTCCTGGTGACCGGGCGGGCCATCGGCAGCCGTATCGGCGCCGGCCCCGTGCGCCGCGTCCTGTCGGCAGCGGAAATGCACCGGGTGCAGCCGGGTGACGTGCTGGTCACGGACATGACCGATCCCGACTGGGAACCGGTGATGAAACGCGCCGCCGCCATCGTCACCAATCGCGGCGGGCGCACCTGCCATGCCGCCATCGTGGCGCGGGAACTGGGCATTCCCGCGGTGGTGGGCACTGGCGATGCGACGGAGAAACTCGCCGAAAGCCAGCCGGTGACCGTCTCCTGCGCCGAAGGGGATACCGGCAAGGTTTACGAGGGGCTGCTGGAAAGCGAGGTGCGCGAGCTGAGTCTCGACACGCTGCCACCGCCGCCGGTGAAAATCATGATGAACGTGGGCAACCCGGAGCAGGCCTTCGATTTTGCCCAACTCCCCAATCACGGCGTGGGGCTGGCGCGGCTGGAATTCATCATCAGCCGCATGATCGGCATCCACCCGCGCGCCGTGCTCGACTATCCCCAGCTGCCGCCGCCCCTGCGCGAGGCGGTGGAAACCCAGGCCGCAGGCTATGCCGATCCCGTGCGCTTCTATGTGGAAAGGCTGGCGGAAGGGGTGGCCACCATCGCCGCCGCCTTCTGGCCGAAGCCGGTGATCGTGCGCCTGTCGGATTTCAAATCCAACGAGTATGCCAATCTCATCGGCGGCGAACGTTACGAACCGCAGGAGGAAAACCCCATGCTGGGTTTCCGCGGTGCTGCCCGCTACATCTCGCCGGCCTTCCGCGACTGCTTCGCCCTGGAATGCCGCGCCATGAAGCGGGTGCGCGAGGAGCTCGGTTATGGCAACGTGGAACTGATGATTCCCTTCGTGCGCACCGTGGAGGAGGCGCGGGAAGTGGTGGCACTGCTGGCCGAACAGGGGCTTACGCGGGGCAGCGCGGGGCTGCGGCTGGTGATGATGTGCGAGATTCCCTCCAATGTCCTCCTGGCCAACGACTTCCTCGAGTATTTCGACGGCTTTTCCATCGGCTCCAACGACCTCACCCAGCTCACCCTGGGTGTGGACCGCGATTCCAATCTGGTGGCCGCTGCCTTCGACGAACGCAACCCCGCGGTCAAGATGCTGCTCGCCCAGGCCATCGCCGCCTGTCGGCAGAAGGGCAAGTACGTGGGCATCTGCGGCCAGGGTCCCTCCGACCATCCCGATCTCGCCCGCTGGTTGGTGGAGCAGGGCATCGAAAGCCTCTCCCTCAACCCCGACACGGTGGTGGAAACCTGGCTCGCCCTGGCAGGTGATCGTCCGGGTTCTGCCGCGTAA